A genomic segment from Paenibacillus sp. FSL K6-1096 encodes:
- a CDS encoding VOC family protein, whose amino-acid sequence MTSPIRNQVGAVFIPVSDIERSRSWYCSLLGLPNDGEVLFGHLYEVPMQGPGIVLDSKIFTAEAVLKVPSFHLLTEDIDAAYDYVKASGAEILTDIEHDHWFNFKDPDGNVLMICRAII is encoded by the coding sequence GTGACAAGTCCGATACGCAATCAGGTTGGCGCTGTCTTCATTCCGGTCAGTGATATTGAGAGGTCCAGAAGCTGGTATTGCAGCCTGCTTGGACTGCCGAATGACGGTGAAGTATTGTTCGGGCATCTGTATGAGGTGCCGATGCAGGGACCGGGCATTGTGCTGGACAGCAAAATATTCACAGCCGAGGCCGTGCTGAAGGTGCCATCTTTTCATCTGCTCACAGAGGATATCGATGCTGCCTACGACTATGTCAAAGCCAGCGGTGCTGAGATTCTGACCGATATTGAGCATGACCACTGGTTCAACTTCAAAGACCCGGACGGGAATGTGCTGATGATTTGCCGCGCCATCATCTAG